The following are encoded together in the Paludisphaera mucosa genome:
- a CDS encoding nitrilase-related carbon-nitrogen hydrolase → MTPRYYAAACQTDLPRPRSREEIAGRVDHLLGMIDHAVVGYAPIFDVRLVVFPEFAHAAPMYETVEELRDKLAVPIPNEHTDRYVAKARERNVYIQTGTFLEVDARWPGAVFNTTCLIGPDGLLSRYRKVNPWLPWEVHASPHDLPGYDEPMFPVVETEIGRLGAAICYDWLFPEAIRALALAGAEVLIRVSAYMDPWGATPPMDWWTLFNRARAVENMAFVVAANQGASAANYPPFSWPGGSMVVDFDGRILSQADPGPGEKIVVGPIDLAALRAERGRRRGHHMLSHLRTEAYTDLYARPIHRPPGRA, encoded by the coding sequence GTGACGCCTCGCTACTACGCCGCCGCCTGCCAGACCGACCTGCCCCGTCCCCGCTCGCGCGAAGAGATCGCCGGCCGGGTCGACCACCTGCTGGGGATGATCGACCACGCGGTCGTGGGCTACGCCCCCATCTTCGACGTCCGGCTCGTGGTCTTCCCCGAGTTCGCCCACGCCGCGCCGATGTACGAGACGGTCGAGGAGCTGCGCGACAAGCTCGCCGTGCCGATCCCCAACGAGCACACCGACCGCTACGTCGCCAAGGCCCGCGAGCGGAACGTCTATATCCAGACGGGGACGTTCCTGGAAGTCGACGCGCGCTGGCCCGGGGCCGTCTTCAACACGACCTGCCTCATCGGCCCCGACGGGCTTTTGAGCCGCTACCGCAAGGTGAACCCCTGGCTGCCGTGGGAGGTCCACGCCAGCCCCCACGACCTGCCGGGCTACGACGAGCCGATGTTCCCGGTCGTCGAGACCGAGATCGGCCGCCTGGGCGCGGCGATCTGCTACGACTGGCTCTTCCCCGAGGCGATCCGGGCGCTGGCGCTGGCCGGGGCCGAGGTGTTGATCCGCGTCTCCGCGTACATGGATCCCTGGGGCGCGACGCCGCCGATGGACTGGTGGACCCTGTTCAACCGGGCGCGGGCCGTCGAGAACATGGCGTTCGTCGTGGCGGCCAACCAGGGGGCGAGCGCGGCGAACTACCCGCCGTTCTCGTGGCCGGGCGGGAGCATGGTCGTCGACTTCGACGGCCGGATCCTGTCCCAGGCCGACCCGGGCCCCGGCGAGAAGATCGTCGTCGGGCCGATCGACCTGGCCGCGCTTCGCGCCGAGCGGGGCCGTCGCCGGGGTCATCACATGCTTTCGCACCTCCGGACCGAGGCCTATACTGACCTCTACGCGCGGCCCATCCATCGGCCGCCGGGACGAGCTTGA
- a CDS encoding beta-galactosidase, protein MRRTLGPTASLAALAAAFLTASSAVALTVRVEVRNGAPRLVVDGRPVRARMFFGIPGSAPIPIGPEAKAIRFEFVAAESAENGTLHFRCGAKPGEVDVDDLRVVDLGEGRAVIPLRDFEQGPDGFAKDWTFWPTGEQNTVGAAGVQPGVGKGGSAGLRIALRPPAKGGEWPDFHVFHQTRLKLEKGHRYEVTFWVRSSVPRELTLGFYRPGSSFVYLGGPPGPYEDEIKLAADAGVDFVSFPLDLPWPEPGKPADWSACDSACEQVLRVNPRALLLPRVGLYPPSWWTVKHPDAVMKWEDGARKDAVPASPQFREDAAARLRALVEHVEEKFGDHVAGYHPTGQNTGEWFYQETWSQPLSGYAPADLVAWRGWLRSRYQTDDALRKAWSDPAVRLDAAAVPSPQERHAAPRGIFRDPVTEKPILDWSTFQQEAMADCVLTLAKAVREASGGRKLVVFFYGYVFEFGAIVNGPAISGHYALRRVLDSPDVDVLCSPISYFDRGLGQGAPAMTAAESVALAGKMWLNEDDTRTYLAPTSTFPGAEAGADSLEDTNSMLLRNVGQEAVRNFATWWMDLGATGWFNDRRLWDEMRRLEAIDRPLLEDPVAYRLEIAAVLDEASLTRVAAGGQVVSRPAVYEARGALGRAGAPYGQYLLDDVIAGKVDARLYVILDAWSLTAEQRAGLRWATRGKGVVWCYAPGWFDGDVPSTEAMRELTGFDLRPSLAAKAWAEPTEAGRAIGLSKAFGVDRQVVPTFAAADARSTEILARYPDGSTAVALRPGTTGPAFSLFVGAPGLTSELVRLAARNAGVHLYTEVDCNVYAGGPFLVLHASQDGEVRLRLPTDREGLVDALTGEAVGQGRTPSLLMKRGGTRILRFP, encoded by the coding sequence ATGCGGCGAACTCTCGGCCCTACTGCGTCGCTCGCCGCGCTCGCCGCGGCCTTCCTGACCGCCTCCTCGGCGGTGGCCCTGACCGTCCGCGTGGAGGTCCGCAACGGCGCGCCTCGGCTCGTCGTCGACGGCCGGCCGGTGCGGGCGCGGATGTTCTTCGGGATCCCGGGCTCGGCGCCGATCCCGATCGGGCCCGAGGCGAAGGCGATCCGCTTCGAGTTCGTCGCCGCCGAGTCGGCCGAGAACGGGACGCTGCATTTCCGCTGCGGCGCGAAGCCCGGCGAGGTCGACGTCGACGACCTTCGCGTCGTGGACCTGGGCGAAGGCCGCGCGGTCATCCCGCTCCGCGATTTCGAGCAAGGGCCCGACGGGTTCGCGAAGGACTGGACCTTCTGGCCGACCGGCGAGCAGAACACCGTCGGCGCGGCGGGCGTCCAGCCGGGCGTGGGGAAGGGGGGCTCGGCGGGGCTCCGGATCGCCCTCCGGCCGCCGGCGAAGGGGGGCGAGTGGCCCGACTTCCACGTCTTCCACCAGACGCGGCTCAAGCTCGAGAAGGGCCATCGTTACGAGGTGACGTTCTGGGTCCGGTCGAGCGTCCCGCGCGAGCTGACGCTGGGGTTCTACCGCCCCGGCTCGAGCTTCGTCTACCTCGGCGGGCCCCCGGGGCCGTATGAGGACGAGATCAAGCTCGCGGCCGACGCCGGCGTCGACTTCGTCAGCTTCCCGCTCGACCTCCCCTGGCCCGAACCCGGCAAGCCCGCCGACTGGTCGGCCTGCGACTCGGCCTGCGAGCAGGTCCTCCGCGTCAATCCCCGGGCGTTGCTGCTCCCTCGGGTCGGCCTGTACCCGCCGAGCTGGTGGACCGTGAAGCATCCCGACGCCGTCATGAAGTGGGAGGACGGCGCGCGGAAGGACGCCGTGCCCGCCTCGCCTCAGTTCCGCGAGGACGCCGCCGCCCGATTGCGGGCGCTGGTGGAGCACGTCGAGGAGAAGTTCGGCGACCACGTCGCCGGCTACCACCCGACCGGCCAGAATACCGGCGAGTGGTTCTATCAGGAGACCTGGAGCCAGCCCCTCAGCGGCTACGCGCCGGCCGACCTGGTCGCCTGGCGCGGCTGGCTTCGATCGCGGTACCAGACGGACGACGCCCTGCGGAAGGCCTGGAGCGACCCCGCTGTCCGCCTCGACGCGGCCGCCGTCCCCTCGCCGCAGGAGCGGCACGCCGCGCCCCGGGGGATCTTCCGCGACCCCGTCACGGAGAAGCCGATCCTCGACTGGTCGACGTTCCAGCAGGAGGCCATGGCCGACTGCGTCCTGACCCTCGCCAAGGCGGTGCGCGAGGCCTCGGGCGGGCGGAAGCTCGTGGTCTTCTTCTACGGCTACGTCTTCGAGTTCGGGGCCATCGTCAACGGCCCGGCGATCTCGGGCCACTACGCTTTGCGACGGGTCCTCGATTCGCCGGACGTCGACGTCCTCTGCTCGCCGATCTCGTACTTCGACCGCGGCCTGGGTCAGGGCGCGCCCGCGATGACCGCCGCAGAGAGCGTCGCGCTCGCGGGCAAGATGTGGCTCAACGAGGACGACACCCGGACCTATCTCGCCCCCACCAGCACGTTCCCGGGGGCCGAGGCGGGGGCCGACTCGCTCGAGGACACCAACTCGATGCTCCTCCGCAACGTCGGCCAGGAGGCCGTGCGGAACTTCGCGACCTGGTGGATGGACCTCGGCGCGACCGGCTGGTTCAACGACCGCCGGCTGTGGGACGAGATGCGGCGGCTGGAAGCCATCGACCGCCCGCTGCTCGAAGACCCCGTCGCCTACCGCCTCGAGATCGCCGCCGTGCTCGACGAGGCGAGCCTCACGCGGGTCGCGGCCGGCGGCCAGGTCGTCAGCCGTCCCGCCGTCTACGAGGCCCGCGGCGCGCTGGGGAGGGCCGGCGCGCCATACGGCCAGTATCTGCTCGACGACGTGATCGCGGGCAAGGTCGACGCCCGGCTCTACGTGATCCTCGACGCCTGGAGCCTGACCGCCGAGCAACGCGCCGGGCTGCGATGGGCGACGCGGGGCAAGGGGGTCGTCTGGTGCTACGCCCCCGGCTGGTTCGACGGCGACGTCCCCTCGACCGAGGCGATGCGCGAGCTGACCGGCTTCGACCTGAGGCCCAGCCTGGCCGCGAAGGCCTGGGCCGAGCCGACCGAGGCCGGCCGGGCGATCGGGCTCTCGAAGGCCTTCGGCGTCGACCGGCAGGTCGTCCCGACCTTCGCGGCGGCCGACGCCCGTTCGACCGAGATCCTGGCCCGCTACCCGGACGGCTCGACGGCCGTCGCGCTGCGGCCGGGGACGACGGGGCCGGCGTTCTCGCTGTTCGTCGGCGCCCCGGGGCTGACCTCGGAGCTGGTGCGGCTGGCTGCCCGGAACGCCGGCGTCCACCTCTACACGGAGGTCGACTGCAACGTCTACGCCGGCGGGCCGTTCCTCGTCCTCCACGCCAGCCAGGACGGCGAGGTTCGGCTCCGCCTGCCGACGGATCGGGAGGGACTCGTCGACGCCCTGACGGGCGAGGCGGTTGGCCAGGGACGGACGCCGAGCCTGCTCATGAAGCGGGGGGGCACCCGCATCCTGCGTTTCCCGTGA
- a CDS encoding FG-GAP-like repeat-containing protein has translation MGFASRRFRPFLPLLGLLAGCGRTPEPSAVPPSKAEAEAETRKADEIPADKLDAVMAAQFRGLGLMEQYEYRKAAEAFREIHRLAPDWSAGAVNLAIALLNDSGVQAAEAKKAGGEQPPSNFDEALGLLQGVLDRKPEDPRALFCKGVVLAQQGRAADAHPLFLKVAEIDPLDAASWLWAANTVTNVEDPNLPVGPAEAPRKVELLNRALAVDPYLASALYPLAFAYRMNGQPDKQREVLKRWQLLDPDRPGAVPGPGDVVETAYGEMGRYGAIASPFPSPKPDGPAPAPAPRFDAVVPLKVNLADGDRWATPADFTGDKAPIGRIRDRFGAAVAPFDADGDGRLDLYLTAAVVGPKGPRDALLVNKGEVGFEDATAAFGLPDDRASAGVAAADFDADRRIDLYLTGLGDRLFRNRDGASFEDLTASLKPEGPPALSLTARWLDLDQDGDLDLYVVNYTTADRAGDAFSTGGVLSVEGAPRDQVEPPPGVANAAYRNDGRPPALPGKPQPAWTPLATADNVSTTAGLSISLVPWTGEEALTGEARRHTGLALADFDGDRDLDLILAADDAAPIAVLNERLGRFRSVPVQGLSAPDSPSSPPRTSSLLSVDLDNDGLPDLVAPAGHHLNAWRNVTKRSPAADLAPTFETFPNPGHWWRSAAAADLDLDGRFDLVGLRPRSLNTGKTEPPVVWLRNEGTRLGAQQAPVLAESAEGLAIVDLAGDPLPDLLIVPAGGPPALATNLGNGNRWLALDLGGRWRVQPELMRTNPHAIGAKVSVQARGIDASYDHTTPVAGLGSAPGPVVIGLKDRPAADVVHVLWPDGVMQAELNVAGDQRLELAERNRKTGSCPVLFTWNGERFVCLGDFLGGGGLGYLVAPGVYGQPDRDESVAIAEDQLKPEQGVYRIAITEPMDEVAYLDHLTLDVVDRPPGVSVALDERFAPAGPRPTGELRAWRTAVEPVRATDLKGRDATESLKYWDRNTVDGLARLAGWVGYAEEHGIVLDFGDRLAGYGPDDRLILALAGWVEYPYSQTNYAAATAGVALATPTIERLGDDGSWRVIEPHAGYPAGLPRMTTLDLTGKLAGRRCVLRIRTNMECYYDQAFVAVRDADAERSLRTTRLEVARASLGARGYTREVSPDGRLPLVYDYDYIDPAPLARMAGKLTRFGDVASLLRADDDRLCVVGPGDEARVEFAADSLPPLPQGWRRSFVLRSVGYCKDADPFTAGSDAVGPLPWRAMPDYPFADPAASRPLDDAYAAYLRAFQTRPAGGPDGHSR, from the coding sequence ATGGGTTTCGCATCACGCCGGTTCCGGCCCTTTTTGCCCCTGCTCGGACTGCTCGCCGGCTGCGGTCGGACTCCCGAGCCTTCGGCCGTCCCGCCGTCGAAGGCGGAGGCCGAGGCTGAAACCCGGAAGGCGGACGAGATCCCGGCGGACAAGCTCGACGCCGTGATGGCCGCGCAGTTCCGGGGCCTGGGCCTCATGGAGCAGTACGAGTACCGCAAGGCCGCCGAGGCGTTCCGCGAGATCCACCGGCTGGCTCCCGACTGGTCGGCCGGGGCCGTCAACCTGGCGATCGCCCTGCTGAACGACAGCGGCGTCCAGGCGGCGGAGGCCAAGAAGGCCGGCGGCGAACAGCCGCCGTCGAACTTCGACGAGGCTCTCGGGCTGCTCCAGGGCGTGCTCGACCGCAAGCCCGAAGACCCTCGCGCCCTGTTCTGCAAGGGGGTGGTCCTGGCCCAGCAAGGGCGGGCCGCCGATGCGCATCCCCTCTTCCTGAAGGTCGCCGAGATCGACCCGCTCGACGCCGCCTCGTGGCTCTGGGCCGCGAACACCGTCACCAACGTCGAGGACCCCAACCTGCCCGTCGGCCCGGCCGAGGCCCCGCGCAAGGTCGAACTCCTCAACAGGGCCCTGGCGGTCGACCCCTACCTCGCCTCCGCGCTCTACCCGCTCGCCTTCGCCTACCGGATGAACGGCCAGCCCGACAAGCAGCGAGAAGTCCTCAAGCGCTGGCAACTGCTCGACCCCGACCGCCCGGGAGCCGTCCCCGGCCCCGGCGACGTCGTCGAGACCGCCTACGGCGAGATGGGCCGCTATGGCGCGATCGCCTCGCCGTTCCCGAGCCCGAAGCCGGACGGCCCCGCCCCCGCGCCGGCCCCCCGGTTCGATGCTGTCGTTCCGCTGAAGGTGAACCTCGCCGACGGCGACCGCTGGGCGACCCCCGCCGACTTCACCGGCGACAAGGCCCCGATCGGCCGGATCCGCGATCGGTTCGGGGCCGCCGTCGCTCCGTTCGACGCCGACGGCGACGGTCGCCTCGACCTCTACCTGACCGCCGCCGTCGTCGGCCCCAAGGGCCCGCGCGACGCCCTGTTGGTGAACAAGGGCGAGGTCGGCTTCGAGGACGCCACCGCGGCGTTCGGCCTCCCCGACGACCGCGCGAGCGCCGGCGTGGCCGCGGCCGACTTCGACGCCGACCGCCGCATCGACCTGTACCTGACGGGGCTGGGCGACAGGCTCTTCCGCAACAGGGACGGCGCGAGCTTCGAGGACCTGACCGCGAGCCTCAAGCCCGAAGGCCCGCCCGCGCTCTCGTTGACCGCACGCTGGCTCGACCTCGACCAGGACGGGGACCTGGACCTCTACGTCGTCAACTACACGACCGCCGATCGAGCCGGCGACGCCTTCAGCACCGGTGGCGTCCTCAGCGTCGAAGGCGCCCCACGTGACCAAGTCGAACCGCCGCCCGGCGTGGCGAACGCGGCCTACCGAAACGACGGCCGGCCCCCGGCCCTCCCCGGCAAGCCCCAGCCGGCCTGGACGCCTCTGGCGACCGCCGACAACGTGTCGACGACGGCCGGCCTCTCGATCTCCCTCGTCCCCTGGACCGGCGAGGAGGCTCTGACGGGCGAGGCCCGGCGGCACACGGGCCTCGCCCTCGCCGACTTCGACGGCGACCGCGACCTGGACCTGATCCTCGCGGCCGACGACGCGGCGCCGATAGCCGTCCTCAACGAGCGACTCGGGCGTTTCCGCTCCGTCCCGGTGCAGGGCTTGAGCGCCCCCGACTCGCCGTCCAGCCCCCCGCGTACTTCGTCCCTGCTGTCGGTGGACCTCGACAACGACGGCTTACCCGACCTCGTCGCGCCGGCCGGCCATCACCTGAACGCGTGGCGGAACGTGACGAAGCGGTCGCCGGCCGCCGACCTCGCACCGACGTTCGAGACGTTCCCCAACCCGGGCCACTGGTGGCGTTCGGCCGCCGCCGCCGACCTCGATCTCGACGGCCGGTTCGACCTCGTCGGCCTCCGTCCCCGATCGCTGAACACTGGGAAGACGGAGCCGCCCGTCGTCTGGCTGCGGAACGAGGGGACGCGCTTGGGGGCCCAGCAAGCGCCCGTCCTCGCCGAGTCGGCCGAGGGTCTCGCGATCGTCGACCTGGCGGGAGATCCGCTGCCCGACCTGCTCATCGTCCCCGCCGGCGGCCCGCCGGCGCTAGCGACGAACCTGGGCAACGGCAATCGTTGGCTGGCCCTCGACCTGGGAGGCCGCTGGCGGGTCCAGCCCGAGCTGATGCGCACGAACCCCCACGCCATCGGCGCGAAGGTGAGCGTCCAGGCGCGGGGGATCGACGCATCGTACGACCACACCACGCCCGTCGCCGGGCTGGGGTCGGCGCCAGGCCCGGTCGTGATCGGCCTGAAGGACCGGCCGGCGGCCGACGTGGTCCACGTCCTCTGGCCCGACGGCGTGATGCAGGCCGAGCTGAACGTGGCCGGCGATCAGCGCCTGGAGCTGGCCGAGCGGAACCGCAAGACCGGGAGCTGCCCGGTGCTTTTCACGTGGAACGGCGAGCGGTTCGTCTGCCTCGGCGACTTCCTCGGCGGCGGCGGCCTGGGTTACCTCGTCGCCCCCGGCGTCTACGGTCAGCCCGACCGCGACGAGTCGGTGGCCATCGCCGAGGATCAACTGAAGCCGGAGCAGGGCGTCTACCGGATCGCGATCACCGAGCCCATGGACGAGGTCGCGTACCTCGACCACCTGACGCTCGACGTCGTCGACCGTCCGCCCGGCGTCTCCGTCGCGCTCGACGAGCGTTTCGCCCCCGCCGGGCCCCGTCCGACGGGCGAGCTGCGGGCCTGGCGGACGGCCGTCGAGCCCGTCCGCGCGACCGACCTCAAGGGCCGCGACGCGACCGAGTCCCTGAAGTATTGGGATCGGAACACGGTCGACGGCCTCGCACGTCTCGCCGGCTGGGTGGGGTACGCCGAGGAGCACGGGATCGTCCTGGACTTCGGCGACCGCCTGGCGGGCTACGGCCCGGACGATCGCCTGATCCTGGCCCTGGCCGGCTGGGTCGAGTACCCGTACTCGCAGACGAACTACGCCGCCGCGACGGCCGGGGTCGCGCTCGCGACGCCGACGATCGAGCGGCTCGGCGACGACGGCTCGTGGCGGGTGATCGAGCCCCACGCCGGCTACCCGGCGGGCCTGCCCCGGATGACGACTCTCGACCTGACGGGCAAGCTCGCCGGCCGGCGCTGCGTGCTCCGGATCCGGACGAACATGGAGTGCTACTACGACCAGGCGTTCGTCGCCGTCCGCGACGCCGACGCCGAGAGGTCGCTGCGGACGACCCGCCTGGAAGTCGCCCGCGCCTCGCTGGGCGCCCGCGGCTACACCCGCGAGGTCTCGCCCGACGGCCGCCTGCCCCTGGTCTACGACTACGACTACATCGACCCGGCCCCGCTGGCCCGGATGGCGGGCAAGCTCACGCGGTTCGGCGACGTCGCGTCGCTGCTGCGGGCCGACGACGATCGGCTGTGCGTGGTCGGCCCCGGCGACGAGGCGCGCGTCGAGTTCGCGGCCGATTCCCTGCCCCCGCTGCCCCAGGGCTGGCGGCGGAGCTTCGTGCTGCGGTCGGTCGGCTATTGCAAGGACGCCGACCCGTTCACGGCCGGCAGCGACGCCGTCGGGCCGCTCCCCTGGCGCGCGATGCCCGACTACCCGTTCGCCGACCCGGCGGCCTCCCGGCCGCTCGACGACGCCTACGCGGCCTATCTCCGCGCCTTCCAGACCCGCCCGGCGGGGGGCCCCGACGGCCATTCGCGCTGA
- the fusA gene encoding elongation factor G, protein MASDDVTTNLRRIRNIGIIAHIDAGKTTTTERILYYTGEIHRMGDVDKGNTVTDYLEEERERGITIVAAAITCHWKDADGLPTTINIIDTPGHVDFTAEVERSLRVLDGAVVIFSGVEGVEAQSETVWRQASKYHVPRICFINKMDRIGAEFDRVFQEVSDRLDSHPIPLQIPIGAGPEGSMGAFQGLIDLIGMKALFFKTEDLGSTFTVQEIPDDLRLEADAWRETMLNSLSEYDETFAEQYMGHLDGAELTTDMIHQALRRATLTGGAQPVLCGSSFKYVGVQQLLDAVSYYLPSPLDKPPIVGIHPKKGNELSRRPSPDEPFSGLVFKITNDAHGDLSFVRVYSGILKAGSRAYNPGREEKENCSRLYHIRADDREQINEAIAGDIVGVVGLKKAVTGDTLCDATHPILLERIEFPETVISMSIEPVSSADKGKLSDTLNALAREDPTFTFKVNEETGQTLISGMGELHLEILKNRMTRDFKLKVHVGRPRVSYRETVKKAVKRIEGTCIRQTGGTGMYARVKIDVEPEVQPKGAPVVHFANKMKGGVIPGEYVPAIESGLREEAKSGGKTGYPLVDLKITLVDGDYHDVDSNDMAFRFAASDALRKAIEEAGPVLLEPIMRLEVVTPEDYLGNITADLASRRALIERTSSRGKLMVIDARAPLKEMFGYSTAVRSLSQGRASYTMEPLEYAAAPESMLEALTG, encoded by the coding sequence ATGGCCAGCGACGACGTCACGACGAATTTACGCCGGATTCGCAACATCGGGATCATCGCCCACATCGACGCCGGCAAGACGACGACCACCGAGCGGATCCTCTACTACACCGGCGAGATCCACCGGATGGGCGACGTCGACAAGGGGAACACCGTCACCGACTACCTGGAAGAGGAACGCGAGCGCGGGATCACCATCGTCGCCGCCGCGATCACCTGCCACTGGAAGGACGCCGACGGTCTCCCAACCACGATCAACATCATCGACACACCCGGCCACGTCGACTTCACCGCCGAGGTCGAGCGCTCGCTGCGGGTGCTCGACGGCGCGGTCGTGATCTTCTCGGGCGTCGAGGGCGTCGAGGCCCAGAGCGAGACCGTCTGGCGGCAGGCGAGCAAGTACCACGTCCCGCGGATCTGCTTCATCAACAAGATGGACCGGATCGGCGCCGAGTTCGACCGGGTCTTCCAGGAGGTGTCCGATCGCCTCGACAGCCACCCGATCCCGCTCCAGATCCCGATCGGGGCCGGGCCCGAAGGCTCGATGGGGGCCTTCCAGGGCCTCATCGACCTGATCGGCATGAAGGCCCTCTTCTTCAAGACCGAGGACCTGGGCTCCACCTTCACGGTCCAGGAGATCCCCGACGACCTCCGGCTCGAAGCCGACGCCTGGCGCGAGACGATGCTGAACTCGCTCTCCGAGTACGACGAGACCTTCGCCGAGCAGTACATGGGCCACCTCGACGGGGCCGAGCTGACGACCGACATGATCCACCAGGCGCTCCGCCGCGCCACCCTGACCGGCGGCGCGCAGCCGGTGCTCTGCGGGTCGAGCTTCAAGTACGTCGGCGTGCAGCAGCTATTGGACGCGGTCTCGTACTACCTGCCGAGCCCGCTCGACAAGCCGCCGATCGTCGGCATCCACCCCAAGAAGGGGAACGAACTGTCGCGGCGGCCCAGCCCCGACGAGCCCTTCTCCGGGCTGGTGTTCAAGATCACCAACGACGCCCACGGCGACCTGTCGTTCGTGCGGGTGTACTCGGGGATCCTCAAGGCCGGCAGCCGCGCCTACAACCCGGGCCGCGAGGAGAAGGAGAACTGTTCGCGGCTCTACCACATCCGGGCCGACGACCGCGAGCAGATCAACGAGGCGATCGCCGGCGACATCGTCGGTGTCGTGGGCCTCAAGAAGGCCGTCACCGGCGACACCCTGTGCGACGCCACGCATCCGATCCTGCTGGAGCGGATCGAGTTCCCCGAGACGGTCATCAGCATGTCGATCGAGCCCGTCAGCTCGGCCGACAAGGGGAAGCTCTCCGACACGCTCAACGCCCTGGCCCGCGAGGACCCGACGTTCACCTTCAAGGTCAACGAGGAGACCGGCCAGACCCTGATCTCGGGCATGGGCGAGCTGCACCTGGAGATCCTCAAGAACCGGATGACGCGCGACTTCAAGCTGAAGGTCCACGTCGGCCGGCCCCGCGTGAGCTATCGCGAGACGGTCAAGAAGGCCGTCAAGCGGATCGAGGGGACCTGCATCCGCCAGACCGGCGGCACGGGGATGTACGCCCGGGTCAAGATCGACGTCGAGCCCGAGGTCCAGCCCAAGGGGGCCCCGGTCGTCCACTTCGCCAACAAGATGAAGGGGGGCGTGATCCCCGGCGAGTACGTTCCGGCCATCGAGTCGGGCCTGCGCGAGGAGGCCAAATCTGGCGGCAAGACGGGCTATCCGCTCGTCGACCTCAAAATCACGCTCGTCGACGGCGACTACCACGACGTCGACTCGAACGACATGGCCTTCCGGTTCGCCGCGTCCGACGCCCTCCGCAAGGCGATCGAGGAAGCCGGGCCCGTCCTCCTGGAACCGATCATGCGCCTGGAGGTCGTCACCCCCGAGGACTACCTGGGCAACATCACCGCCGACCTCGCCAGCCGTCGCGCGCTGATCGAGCGCACGTCCTCGCGCGGCAAGCTTATGGTCATCGACGCCCGCGCGCCGCTGAAGGAGATGTTCGGCTACTCGACGGCCGTCCGCAGCCTCTCCCAGGGCCGGGCCAGCTACACCATGGAGCCCCTCGAATACGCCGCCGCCCCCGAGAGCATGCTCGAAGCCCTCACCGGCTGA
- a CDS encoding tetratricopeptide repeat protein: MVRLDRLGALITAAIIAAGWNPDAHGQSASSSGGASSSGTAASGHRSQGDPTQIPAAVSSGWNWYRPYVIVQATPMGVYSTVHVPFGAIPAGVPVYVPQPSMGPAAPAPPPGLIRPVKLDRATIRVKKADRERAEQLTTFGDRMFRIGNYKRAEERYQQAIHANPYSAAPRLRLAQVALVREQYPLAADLLREAETAQPGWIVTARDVQSLYAEPADFARHVAKLEAHLHRKPEDRDAWLVLGAQWFLSRREAKAADVFLRLDEPRRKPDVALAAFLDAARLRKTEPPAPDPGKDSSQPLSP, from the coding sequence ATGGTGAGGCTCGATCGGCTCGGCGCGTTGATCACCGCAGCCATCATCGCCGCGGGCTGGAACCCGGACGCCCACGGCCAGTCCGCATCGTCTTCGGGCGGCGCGTCCTCGTCGGGGACGGCCGCTTCGGGCCACCGCTCGCAGGGCGACCCCACGCAGATCCCGGCCGCCGTCTCGTCGGGGTGGAACTGGTACCGGCCCTACGTGATCGTCCAGGCGACGCCCATGGGGGTCTACTCCACGGTCCACGTCCCCTTCGGCGCGATTCCCGCGGGAGTCCCCGTGTACGTTCCGCAGCCCTCGATGGGGCCGGCGGCCCCGGCCCCGCCTCCCGGCCTGATCCGCCCGGTGAAGCTCGACCGGGCGACGATCCGGGTCAAGAAGGCCGACCGGGAACGCGCCGAGCAACTCACGACGTTCGGCGACCGCATGTTCCGCATCGGCAACTACAAGCGGGCCGAGGAACGCTACCAGCAGGCGATCCACGCGAACCCGTATTCGGCCGCCCCGCGATTGCGGCTGGCCCAGGTCGCCCTCGTCCGCGAGCAGTATCCGCTGGCGGCCGACCTGCTCCGCGAGGCCGAGACCGCCCAGCCGGGCTGGATCGTGACCGCCAGGGACGTCCAGTCGCTCTACGCCGAGCCGGCCGACTTCGCCCGGCACGTCGCCAAGCTGGAGGCGCACCTGCACCGCAAGCCCGAGGATCGCGACGCCTGGCTGGTCCTCGGTGCCCAGTGGTTCCTCTCGCGCCGGGAGGCGAAGGCGGCCGACGTGTTCCTCCGCCTCGACGAGCCCCGGCGCAAGCCCGACGTCGCCCTCGCCGCCTTCCTCGACGCCGCGCGCCTCCGCAAGACCGAGCCGCCCGCGCCGGATCCCGGCAAGGACTCGTCCCAGCCCCTTTCGCCCTGA